One window of Thermocoleostomius sinensis A174 genomic DNA carries:
- the hisH gene encoding imidazole glycerol phosphate synthase subunit HisH yields the protein MTTIAVVDYDMGNLHSACKGLQKAGATPIVTDSMQELAQADAVVLPGVGAFDPAIQHLRSRDLIHPLQDIIASGKPFLGICLGLQILLDGSEEGVEPGLGVIAGMVRRFRPEPRITIPHMGWNQLQLTQPTLPLWQQLPLDPWVYFVHSYYADPTDPAVRSAVITHGSQTVTAAIARHNLMAVQFHPEKSSTAGLQILANFVASVKQHQLVGATAT from the coding sequence ATGACCACGATCGCCGTAGTAGATTACGACATGGGCAATTTGCATTCTGCCTGCAAGGGGTTGCAGAAAGCTGGGGCTACGCCAATCGTAACGGATTCAATGCAGGAATTAGCCCAAGCCGATGCGGTGGTCTTGCCGGGTGTGGGAGCTTTTGATCCAGCCATTCAGCATCTGCGATCGCGTGACTTAATTCATCCGCTACAAGACATCATTGCCAGTGGTAAACCCTTCCTAGGAATTTGTTTGGGGTTACAAATCCTCTTAGACGGCAGCGAAGAGGGAGTTGAACCGGGTTTAGGCGTGATTGCTGGTATGGTGCGGCGATTTCGCCCTGAACCTCGCATCACCATTCCCCATATGGGTTGGAATCAACTACAGTTAACGCAGCCTACGCTCCCTTTGTGGCAGCAGCTTCCCCTTGATCCGTGGGTCTACTTTGTCCATTCCTACTACGCAGACCCAACTGATCCAGCAGTTCGATCGGCCGTGATTACACACGGTAGCCAAACAGTGACAGCGGCGATCGCCCGCCATAACCTCATGGCTGTGCAGTTCCATCCCGAAAAATCCTCAACCGCCGGACTGCAAATTTTGGCGAATTTTGTGGCGAGCGTGAAACAACACCAACTTGTCGGTGCAACGGCAACATGA
- a CDS encoding response regulator transcription factor, with amino-acid sequence MSTVLVVEDSISQREMITDLLRGSGLEVTVASDGVEALEKVQGQRPDLVVLDIVMPRMNGYEVCRRLKANPNTQDVPVVMCSSKGEEFDRYWGMKQGADAYIAKPFQPTELVGTVKQLLRG; translated from the coding sequence ATGAGTACAGTTCTAGTTGTGGAAGATAGTATTTCTCAGCGCGAGATGATCACTGACTTGTTGCGCGGCAGTGGTTTAGAGGTGACGGTTGCTAGCGATGGGGTCGAGGCGTTAGAGAAAGTTCAGGGTCAGCGCCCCGATTTGGTGGTGTTAGATATTGTGATGCCTCGTATGAATGGATATGAGGTGTGTCGGCGGTTAAAAGCTAATCCCAATACTCAAGATGTGCCAGTGGTGATGTGTTCTTCAAAAGGAGAAGAATTCGATCGCTATTGGGGCATGAAACAGGGGGCTGATGCTTACATCGCCAAGCCGTTTCAGCCAACAGAACTGGTTGGAACGGTCAAACAGCTATTGCGCGGCTGA
- a CDS encoding PBP1A family penicillin-binding protein translates to MSSPQPPNPSPDPKQSPEPVQSTHLPGSPHSTAGPAPTPPSPPDSVSKSTGSKTLLGAITRAVQTVRARVNFSQLLLKPNARVPEIWVQDADAPKAEIYPLLGEYYKLGRSSRSCDIVVRNPVVSQVHLSLTRDKRQGRAPFILRDENSTNGIYRGKRRITKLELRHGDVLTLGPPELAAAVRLEYNDPPSWYVKAARYGLYGFTGLTALTVAWVGMEWTRFSVTPLPTSVQGPVIVLARDEETPLRPIETRAHVELRNLRDFSPYLPKAVIASEDSRYYWHLGVDPLGILRASLTNLRGGEIREGGSTVTQQLARSIFREYVGTEDSADRKLREAVVALKLETFYSKDDLMLTYLNRVYLGSGNYGFEDASQFYFGKSARDLTLAEAATLVGILPAPNNFNPVRDYDTAVELRDRVINRMVAQGMVSAEEAQRARRSRIEINPTAIEELESIRAPYFYNHVFAELEMLLGDQLAQEGNFIVESTVDLAMQAAAEASLEANVTSTGTAVGVSQGAIVSLDSSTGEVLALVGGVNFQESQFNRATQALRQPGSAFKVFAFAAALEQGISPGTAFSCAPLEWAGQFFEGCRSGSGALNMYDGLALSENVVALRIAQEVGLERVVRMAQRMGIQSELNPVPGLVLGQSEVTVLELTGAYSVLANQGVRNRPHTIARILDSSDCADINDRNTCRIIYEFGQNGEADVPVLDPGVADTMTSLLRGVVQGGTGSAAAMGLGEVGKTGTTNDNVDSWFVGYVPRQTIVTGIWLGNDDNTPTDGGSGIAAQLWRSYMSQILR, encoded by the coding sequence ATGTCCTCACCCCAACCTCCTAACCCATCTCCTGATCCAAAGCAGTCGCCAGAGCCTGTGCAATCGACTCATTTGCCGGGTTCACCTCATTCGACAGCGGGTCCTGCTCCGACTCCACCTTCCCCACCTGATTCGGTTTCCAAATCAACCGGATCGAAGACACTATTGGGAGCCATTACCCGAGCCGTCCAAACTGTGCGGGCCCGAGTGAATTTTTCTCAATTGCTACTTAAGCCAAATGCTAGAGTACCGGAGATTTGGGTACAGGATGCTGACGCTCCAAAAGCAGAAATTTATCCGTTATTAGGGGAATATTATAAGTTAGGGCGTAGCTCGCGATCGTGCGATATTGTTGTCCGTAATCCGGTCGTAAGTCAGGTTCACCTGTCGCTGACTCGAGACAAGCGGCAAGGTCGGGCCCCCTTTATTTTGCGAGATGAGAACTCAACTAATGGGATTTATCGGGGCAAGCGTCGCATCACAAAATTGGAATTACGCCACGGAGATGTCCTAACCCTTGGCCCACCGGAATTAGCAGCGGCAGTGCGACTTGAATACAACGACCCGCCCTCTTGGTACGTCAAAGCCGCTCGATATGGGCTATATGGCTTTACAGGGCTGACGGCTCTTACCGTGGCTTGGGTAGGGATGGAGTGGACGCGATTCAGTGTGACTCCGTTACCCACTTCCGTGCAGGGCCCTGTCATTGTGTTGGCACGAGATGAGGAAACGCCGCTGCGGCCGATCGAAACTCGGGCACATGTGGAATTGCGTAACCTAAGAGATTTTTCACCCTATCTCCCCAAAGCAGTGATTGCATCAGAAGATTCTCGCTATTACTGGCATTTGGGAGTTGATCCCCTTGGCATTTTGCGTGCTTCATTGACGAATCTTCGCGGTGGTGAAATTCGTGAAGGAGGCAGCACTGTCACTCAGCAACTCGCTCGCAGTATCTTTCGAGAGTATGTCGGCACGGAAGATTCGGCCGATCGCAAATTGCGAGAAGCTGTCGTCGCGCTCAAGCTGGAAACCTTTTACAGCAAAGACGACTTGATGCTGACCTATCTCAATCGGGTCTATTTGGGTAGTGGCAACTATGGATTTGAAGATGCCTCTCAGTTTTACTTTGGCAAGTCTGCTAGGGATCTTACTCTCGCTGAGGCGGCAACGCTGGTGGGAATTCTGCCAGCCCCCAATAACTTTAATCCAGTCCGAGACTACGACACAGCGGTAGAGTTGCGCGATCGAGTCATTAACCGCATGGTAGCTCAGGGCATGGTTAGTGCCGAAGAAGCCCAACGGGCTAGGCGATCGCGAATTGAGATTAATCCAACTGCGATTGAAGAACTAGAAAGTATCCGTGCCCCCTACTTCTACAACCATGTGTTTGCAGAGCTAGAAATGTTATTGGGTGACCAACTAGCACAAGAAGGCAATTTTATCGTTGAAAGCACAGTAGATCTAGCGATGCAGGCTGCCGCAGAGGCTTCGCTTGAAGCGAATGTGACATCCACAGGAACGGCCGTAGGAGTGTCGCAAGGCGCGATTGTGTCGCTAGACTCCAGTACGGGTGAAGTATTAGCCCTAGTGGGGGGGGTCAATTTCCAAGAAAGTCAGTTTAATCGAGCCACGCAAGCCCTACGACAGCCGGGATCAGCATTTAAGGTTTTTGCATTCGCAGCCGCCTTAGAACAGGGAATTTCTCCGGGGACTGCGTTTTCCTGTGCTCCATTAGAATGGGCAGGGCAATTTTTTGAAGGTTGTCGCTCTGGATCTGGAGCGCTAAACATGTACGATGGGTTAGCCTTGTCAGAGAATGTTGTAGCGCTGCGAATCGCTCAGGAAGTTGGGCTAGAGCGGGTAGTTCGCATGGCGCAACGGATGGGCATTCAGTCTGAACTCAATCCGGTTCCTGGTTTAGTGCTAGGACAAAGCGAAGTCACGGTGTTAGAACTGACAGGAGCCTACAGCGTTTTGGCTAACCAAGGTGTTCGCAACCGACCGCACACCATTGCGCGAATTTTAGATAGCAGCGATTGCGCCGACATTAACGATCGCAATACCTGCCGCATCATCTACGAATTTGGACAAAACGGTGAAGCGGACGTTCCAGTTCTTGATCCAGGGGTGGCAGACACTATGACGTCGTTGTTAAGGGGCGTGGTGCAAGGTGGAACGGGTAGCGCCGCCGCGATGGGGCTAGGGGAAGTCGGCAAAACGGGCACCACAAATGACAATGTGGATTCCTGGTTTGTGGGCTACGTTCCTCGTCAAACGATCGTGACAGGCATTTGGTTAGGCAATGATGACAATACCCCTACCGATGGCGGCAGTGGGATTGCGGCACAGCTTTGGCGCAGTTACATGTCACAAATTCTTCGGTAA
- a CDS encoding chemotaxis protein CheW — protein MIGNLDFLTPKGHDQASEFQELESPEGELHLRFFATSRDEFALPATGIKEVISLPPDRITPIPNVSPLLLGTLNVRGRVIWVADLGQFLGELSPLSTDRSEISVIAIEDQDAMLGLAVDRIVGMDWLNVDEVQMPTNAPDGMVPFLRGEWVLDTEELKFLRLLDQIAILRSARWAA, from the coding sequence ATGATTGGAAACTTAGACTTTTTAACTCCTAAAGGTCACGATCAAGCTTCAGAGTTTCAAGAGCTAGAAAGCCCGGAAGGTGAGTTGCATCTGAGGTTTTTTGCAACCTCCCGGGATGAGTTTGCTCTACCTGCGACTGGAATCAAAGAAGTCATTTCCTTACCGCCTGATCGCATTACTCCTATTCCTAATGTTTCTCCTTTGTTACTAGGAACCTTAAACGTTCGAGGACGGGTGATTTGGGTGGCTGACTTAGGACAGTTTTTGGGAGAACTATCTCCGCTTAGTACCGATCGTTCAGAAATATCGGTGATTGCGATCGAAGATCAGGATGCCATGCTAGGACTTGCGGTTGATCGTATCGTAGGAATGGATTGGCTCAACGTTGACGAAGTACAGATGCCAACCAACGCTCCTGATGGCATGGTTCCTTTCCTGCGAGGAGAATGGGTGTTAGATACGGAGGAGCTAAAATTTCTTCGCCTGTTGGATCAAATAGCCATTTTGCGATCGGCGCGATGGGCAGCATAA
- the rsmD gene encoding 16S rRNA (guanine(966)-N(2))-methyltransferase RsmD: MSLRIYGNRQLKTLPGQETRPTAARVREALFNIWQGSIAECRWLDLCTGTGAMGAEALCRDAALVIGIEQSGRACHIIQQNWQRVAQPHQLFQVIRGDVMQRLPDLATQLNHPFDRIYFDPPYASELYQPVLETIARCHLLAPRGELAVEHSPDRPLPKLIESLECCRQKSYGNTALTFYCVC; encoded by the coding sequence ATGAGCCTACGGATTTATGGTAATCGCCAACTGAAAACTTTACCCGGTCAGGAAACTCGTCCAACAGCAGCGCGAGTTCGGGAAGCGCTGTTCAATATTTGGCAGGGGAGCATTGCCGAATGTCGTTGGCTCGATTTATGCACGGGAACCGGAGCAATGGGAGCCGAAGCTTTGTGTCGTGATGCGGCATTGGTGATTGGCATTGAGCAATCGGGACGAGCCTGTCACATTATCCAGCAAAATTGGCAGCGCGTCGCCCAACCCCATCAATTGTTTCAAGTCATTCGGGGAGACGTGATGCAGCGCCTACCCGATCTAGCCACCCAACTGAATCACCCCTTCGATCGCATTTACTTTGACCCGCCCTACGCCAGCGAGTTGTATCAACCGGTACTTGAAACGATCGCCCGTTGCCACCTACTCGCTCCAAGGGGCGAACTCGCGGTTGAACATAGCCCCGATCGTCCATTGCCCAAATTAATTGAGTCTTTAGAATGCTGCCGTCAAAAAAGCTATGGCAACACCGCATTGACATTCTACTGCGTTTGCTAA
- the hmpF gene encoding pilus motility taxis protein HmpF → MRLLACQRSELNWSAIPGEEIIAAPDEITYGAGVLIFVDLSTGKQVQRHTEAGRQLVTILQNFSRLQEKAKNQEEEIEQWKESLTYQSQELNRRELEMETRQEHLEQLAAEFEQLEQQRQEVTTAQAELDRLRADYERKSQELEGAWAQIRGAEMRLEERQTQLQQASILNDDQARQLQALLDQISGAIAPTQPIHEQLHTSFDLIAQQQQSLEQHWQQLEQHRHAAEQLQAEAERQAQTVQDRWQAWHQAVTALTQTRANLQTQQERLNLKQEQRQTVMLRLQTQEALCQQLTQLLGSSDKTVLAELEAMPLENLQSIVIDLEQELEKLSRFVSSQEEELSLQRQDIESLRHQIQQSSEYDRLRLETELADEQDRYQMLNETLVGQRRNLLERQTILKHHQTVLLRRHGHSADMPPSIDLAPVLSQIEQLRQQLSEELQRLNQEIQQLTHSIQSLQSTLQQDDRQLEIQQNELQQLEQQVRSQVAGVADLRGRITVYQDSLQPFQDHLQALNVEVEAIASVMTQFQEARNAQHRAIHAMQETIQRLINPVVAELAAS, encoded by the coding sequence TTGAGACTGCTAGCCTGTCAGCGATCGGAGCTAAACTGGAGTGCCATACCCGGTGAAGAAATCATTGCGGCTCCAGATGAGATTACCTATGGGGCTGGGGTACTCATATTTGTTGATTTATCGACTGGCAAGCAGGTGCAACGTCATACAGAAGCTGGGCGGCAGCTTGTCACGATTCTGCAAAACTTTTCGCGCTTGCAAGAAAAAGCCAAAAATCAAGAAGAAGAAATTGAACAGTGGAAAGAGTCGTTGACCTATCAAAGTCAGGAGCTTAATCGCCGGGAACTGGAAATGGAGACTCGACAGGAGCACCTGGAGCAATTGGCAGCAGAATTTGAGCAATTAGAACAGCAACGGCAGGAAGTGACTACGGCTCAGGCAGAACTCGATCGTTTAAGGGCAGACTATGAACGCAAAAGCCAAGAATTGGAAGGAGCTTGGGCCCAAATTCGCGGAGCAGAAATGCGACTAGAAGAACGCCAAACCCAGCTTCAACAGGCTTCAATTCTAAATGATGACCAAGCCCGCCAGCTTCAAGCACTGCTCGATCAAATTTCTGGAGCGATCGCGCCAACCCAGCCCATCCACGAACAGCTTCATACTTCGTTTGATCTGATAGCACAACAACAGCAATCGTTAGAGCAACACTGGCAACAACTAGAACAACATCGCCACGCCGCCGAGCAACTTCAAGCTGAGGCTGAGCGCCAAGCTCAAACCGTGCAGGATCGTTGGCAAGCCTGGCATCAAGCTGTTACCGCCCTAACTCAAACTCGCGCTAATCTGCAAACTCAGCAAGAGAGGCTGAACTTGAAGCAAGAGCAACGCCAAACTGTCATGCTGCGTTTGCAAACCCAAGAAGCTCTCTGTCAGCAACTGACGCAACTATTGGGTTCTTCCGACAAGACAGTGCTAGCGGAATTAGAAGCAATGCCTCTGGAGAACCTACAATCGATCGTCATAGACTTAGAACAGGAATTAGAGAAACTATCTCGGTTTGTCAGTAGTCAAGAAGAAGAGTTGAGCTTACAGCGACAAGATATTGAAAGTCTGCGCCATCAGATTCAGCAGTCCAGCGAGTACGATCGATTGCGTCTAGAAACTGAGCTAGCTGACGAACAGGATCGATACCAAATGCTCAATGAAACCTTGGTGGGGCAACGTCGGAATCTACTGGAGCGACAGACCATTTTGAAACATCACCAAACAGTTTTGTTGAGACGACACGGCCATTCGGCAGACATGCCTCCCTCAATTGATCTAGCGCCCGTGCTATCTCAAATCGAACAGTTACGGCAACAATTGTCAGAAGAATTACAACGTTTAAACCAAGAGATTCAGCAGCTGACACACTCCATTCAATCCCTACAATCTACATTGCAACAAGACGATCGGCAACTAGAGATTCAGCAGAATGAATTGCAACAGTTGGAACAACAAGTGCGATCGCAAGTGGCTGGAGTCGCGGATCTACGTGGGCGGATCACCGTCTACCAAGACAGCTTGCAGCCTTTTCAAGATCATCTCCAAGCCTTAAACGTCGAAGTGGAGGCGATTGCCAGTGTCATGACGCAATTTCAAGAAGCCAGAAATGCCCAACACCGGGCTATTCATGCAATGCAGGAAACGATTCAGCGGTTGATCAATCCTGTCGTAGCCGAGCTAGCCGCATCATAA
- the petG gene encoding cytochrome b6-f complex subunit V — MVEPLLSGIVLGLIPVTLAGLFVAAYMQFKRGNQLNS, encoded by the coding sequence GTGGTAGAACCCTTACTTTCAGGAATTGTGCTTGGTTTGATTCCGGTGACGCTGGCAGGCTTGTTCGTCGCTGCCTACATGCAGTTCAAGCGGGGCAACCAGCTTAATTCATAA